The Trichoplusia ni isolate ovarian cell line Hi5 unplaced genomic scaffold, tn1 tig00003333, whole genome shotgun sequence genome segment AGGTAacgcaatttttaatttacacattTGTAGCAAGATTTTTCATTAATTCCTTACATCTTCTGCCAGCGAATGGAAAACCTccattttagtatttgttgggAGAAAATCTATCTCTCTTTGACTATTTATGTACCTTGATACCATCGTGCTGGCTAGAAAgcaaaagtattttgtttaacagTATCTGGGACAAGTAAAAGCAGTAAAACCCGATAAATCCTATATCGAATTACTGAGTGAAAGTTTtctcttataattaaaaactagtaCCTCCCATATTTGAGATTCTGCTACACCTAACTTCGCTTGCGCTTCAGCAATATGAATTGGCACTTCTATGAGCTCACCTCCACAATCTAGTCTCTTGTCTTGTACCTACTTTTGAGTATTATTTCATGGTCCATTAAACAcataatcgatttattttatcgatttgTTATTATCAATCGGGCAGTTATATGTTAAGTTGCTGGTAAAGGGTTATAGTTTGGTAAAttgcttgtttttgtttgacttgttttagttattgacaaagtgaaattattacttgtaaaatggttttaaaaaccttatttttatattaaatccttGATTACAATGAAGAGGTACAACTTAATTTCCAATGTTCGTGTTTCCTTGCATTTCGTCTTTCAACTATAGAACCTGTGTATATaaccttattataataatagttctcTTATTAGCCTGatgacatgaaaataaatagacattacgaattaaaattaatttgatctCATTGTCAagataatattttgaagaatttcataagtatttttcaaaagtttacACTTAATGTTAATATATCTTCATTAGttgttttgtgaaaaataaatatgcttgGTTTAAAAAACTTAGCAAATTGAATTCTTTATGTGTAATAAAATCAGAATTTGATATtggattttcattttgttatttcccCTTGAACAAAAATGTCAGTTTTGCACATAATAAGGACATGGTcagtatttagtattttagtagTTTTGGGGTCAAAATTACTGAGACAGGTTCAATACAACAATAGAACTTCAATGAAATACATATCTCTTATAACATAAAATGGAATTTCATGATTATGCTTAATTTATTGTCAATATTAAGATTAcaaagtaagaaaaatatatatattaattatgtatttcaagAACGAGTTTCTTCTCCCATTTGTTTCTTAAGAGTTCTTCTTATTTCTTCTGTGATTTGAAATTTTGGGCCATGTCCAGGAACAATCCAATCTGCTGTATCTGCTACTTTAGACCTGTTCTTCATTTGTTGTACTGGATCCTCACTACCAGCTTCTAACCATAAGCTTGGATTATCTATATCTTCAAATCTTTCAAAGAGGTCTCCTGAAAATATCAAGTAGTATTTAACatgtaaaaaacgttttttttttcttttaattggtAAAGCAGCCAGTACAAACCTGCAATAGCTACAGTTACATCATCTGTAGTTTTAACTATAACAGTGACATCAGAAAGTGTGTGCCCAGGTGTAGGTATCACTTTTATATTGTCATCAATTTTATATTCCTCTcctgaaatatgaaattttaatattaggtaaGTACTAAAATGCTACACAgtatgaaacaaataatatttcatgaagAAAAATTGAGGAAGTGAAGAAACTGTTACTAAGAGTCCAGCTCTTacaggaatgttttttttaactgtaggtACAGTTTCTAGCTAAGCTTTGCCCACCTTTGTCAAATGGATGTGTGTAATATTCATCTTGAAAAGAGACACTGAAGCCAACTATGTGTTTTGCCTTCAAGAACAGATTATTATTCCCTATATGATCTGAGTGACCATGAGTGGAAATAACGTAATTTATGTTTTCCGGTCTAATATTATGCGCTTCCAAAGCTGCAAAGtaagtaataacaaaattaaaataaacttcaagctgtacaaaaaataagatataCAGTAAAAAAGTAAGTACCGCTAATAATTTTCTGTGAATCCCAGGCTGTCATGGTATCTACAATAACGTTATGATCTCCTTTGATTAATGTACAGCTGCAGTTCGCAGACATCTGATCTTTACCGGTCATTACCGAATAACCATCATATAGAACTTTTACTTCGCACATATTGACCGTTAATTTTTCCAGAACTTTGTTTCAGCAGTTTAAGCCTGAAAAACTTTTGACTTTATTCACAATtcaataatttcatgaacataaGCATATACTTGTTTACATTCTAAGAGTACCTAAACAAGTTCGAATGTCATTATGACCAAACAAGAAGAATTCTATATGTAAGTGACTGGGAATCAAACTGGGAAGAGATTAGCAGATATAATTTCAGTGTAAGAATGTGTCAGAAAAGGACAAATAATTTCATCCTTACAACGGTTGCGCATTACAGAAATACCCCTGAAACCTCAAGATGACGTTGACATTTTCGTCTCGTAACGTCAGCTGCTCCGACAAAATGTAAACAACCGGCAGATATTGGATTTTTTAGACTCGTCGAATTTGGTTagtatcttatttattttaagataaatatgaaGAAAACTCTAATATAACTTGTTCCTTTACCAAACAATACTCAATATGTTTAAAAGCGTAGACTTCAACATTATTTCTAAACTATAAGCTCATCTATGATCTATCCCTGTCTCCCTCCTCAGCTGTCTTTGCCGGTTATTTTTAggttaaattctaaaataaattgaagaaagCTGCTGTGGTACATACTTTTCTATGtaggttattttaaaattttatcgtgCGCCAAACATTTCGTTATTCATGAAAATTGCGCATTTGGATAATTATTAAACCCGTGTCGCCTAATTATATGCAGTTTCTTTGTATGCTCATTGTTTACTCAGGGTTATGAAACAATAGAGTGGATCTCTGTCGCCTCGGGAGCGCCAGTCTTTGTGAACCATGTCAGGCGATGTGCAGCCAAGAAAACGTaaagataagaaaaagaaaaaaggtaaGGAATAAGAGTAAAATTGTTGGACATGATGTGAATACAAATGAGGCTTTATATCATGATTAAATTGTGTTATAGATGATTTAGGTGTAGAAGAACCTCGTGGGACGGAGGCGGCGCTCGGCGAAGGCGATGTCTTCATGCACTCTTACCACGACCATGGCACCGGAGGACACTGGTGTGCCAAGATCATATTCTTCTCATTACTGGCTGTGCTCATAACTCTTATAGGACTGATCATATTGGAAAATAGAGGTCTTACTGAATGTAAGTaacag includes the following:
- the LOC113507853 gene encoding uncharacterized protein LOC113507853; amino-acid sequence: MSGDVQPRKRKDKKKKKDDLGVEEPRGTEAALGEGDVFMHSYHDHGTGGHWCAKIIFFSLLAVLITLIGLIILENRGLTELEANSVESRYSGVLEGWLEDAPDDDHHDEHTLELKHHDLEQDHSPEDDHDDEDEEHGMLMIMTMMMITI
- the LOC113507851 gene encoding metallo-beta-lactamase domain-containing protein 1-like, encoding MCEVKVLYDGYSVMTGKDQMSANCSCTLIKGDHNVIVDTMTAWDSQKIISALEAHNIRPENINYVISTHGHSDHIGNNNLFLKAKHIVGFSVSFQDEYYTHPFDKGEEYKIDDNIKVIPTPGHTLSDVTVIVKTTDDVTVAIAGDLFERFEDIDNPSLWLEAGSEDPVQQMKNRSKVADTADWIVPGHGPKFQITEEIRRTLKKQMGEETRS